A genomic segment from Maniola hyperantus chromosome 4, iAphHyp1.2, whole genome shotgun sequence encodes:
- the LOC117996846 gene encoding uncharacterized protein — translation MEVKVLIVKLLFFSFLILAECVSSRQNGGGINSKKEQPKDSRSNKSRGEVMENLFIVFDPSFLSYVWPKIKNGVHLNLGHLCWEDVSVLLKDLSEGRAWAYRAADASGRYQSGLLEGKRFWLGSKEQCLKLDDSYVSKGNNDTWGEFYSGDYLNTLISREKEFGGNIDEWHSLIERDDLMRRVVEDDNEPPIPLAYTALQIMLNITKFTMPKSYEITLGLCLPRTCAAEDVVSIINFSIMLNDHLKTNKTVSRSVKITSLRYIDNFYDIKTDIGAVTLILVTVSLIVLAIVATVVDLDLIRFKSYGKTSSFDLQQYNHEDKRLAEEKKINVDRKEPASSYDLQQYRRDDKRYADEKKARITRKELKVVEAEAPMKSFSELKKAMMREKALPPTITLDVVTPEGNTSCYRCGKYKKQCPNSTQLENITPCPRLKYNSCASLTTEYKKTSSVYKSLLLSFSLKHSWMRIFNTTMANKDLALIHALKIIAVLWIIFVNVAVTVNYIAENGGDVNDNNNVYYILSTGTLAYDTLFFVSGVFSAQHFFYLKSRYSVEELVNTGGFCGQALQLICFITNRAIRLLPPYMYTIFLTSVLSRVSRDTAVLMLPERDYDTCNSYWWRNLLYISNLYPREEQCIQISWYLSVETQMHMLGALLCMLLATGHRKASAFIAVTLVFGATGFDLTTAYSDFRERASNAFVLYAIIINRPWARVAPYFIGVASGWLLYVMDGECTVSKISAWCFWSATATMFLASLILPWVQCRWLSGWLHLTWPMALLWPTLLCATKFSNKTRPLLSSPCIVGVSRLCYTMFLLHGIVSRYLMLSVDTAMCAHFYCILCYFAGCTIVTLGAALCLSLLLEMPCCCLLRRISDYTYR, via the exons atGGAGGTGAAAGTGTTAATAGTAAAGttgttattttttagttttttaattttagccgAATGCGTAAGTTCGCGCCAAAATGGCGGCGGTATTAATTCAAAAAAGGAACAGCCTAAAGATTCAAGGAGTAACAAGTCGCGTGGAGAAGTTATGGAGAATTTGTTCATAGTCTTTGACCCGTCGTTTTTGTCTTATGTTTGGCCGAAAATTAAGAATGGTGTGCATTTGAATCTTGGACACTTATGTTGGGAGGATGTGAGTGTACTTTTGAAGGATCTGTCTGAAGGACGCGCTTGGGCGTACCGAG CTGCGGATGCTTCGGGTCGTTACCAGTCCGGTCTGTTGGAAGGCAAGAGGTTCTGGCTCGGCTCCAAGGAACAATGTCTTAAGTTA GATGATAGCTATGTGTCTAAAGGAAACAATGACACTTGGGGCGAGTTCTACAGTGGTGATTATCTAAATACGCTAATCAGCAGGGAAAAGGAGTTCGGTGGAA ATATAGACGAATGGCATTCTCTAATAGAACGAGACGACCTGATGAGACGTGTGGTGGAGGACGACAACGAGCCTCCCATACCTTTGGCGTACACCGCGCTTCAGATCATGTTGAATATTACCAAGTTCACCATGCCAAAG TCATATGAAATCACACTTGGCTTATGTCTACCACGAACATGCGCGGCCGAGGACGTAGTATCAATCATCAACTTCTCCATCATGCTCAACGACCATTTGAAAACCAACAAAACAGTATCTAGATCAGTTAAAATAACCTCTCTCAGATACATAGACAATTTTTACGATATAAAAACTGATATAGGTGCAGTAACACTTATACTAGTTACTGTCAGTCTTATAGTGTTAGCCATCGTGGCTACAGTTGTTGATTTGGATTTGATAAGATTTAAATCGTATGGTAAAACGTCGAGTTTTGATTTGCAACAATATAACCATGAAGACAAAAGGCTTGCGGAGGAAAAGAAAATTAATGTTGACAGGAAGGAGCCGGCGTCTAGTTACGATTTACAGCAGTACCGCCGTGATGATAAAAG gtatgcaGATGAGAAGAAAGCTCGTATTACCAGGAAAGAGCTCAAAGTTGTTGAAGCAGAGGCGCCTATGAAAAGTTTCAGCGAACTAAAGAAAGCTATGATGAGAGAAAAAGCCCTGCCTCCGACGATTACGTTAGACGTAGTGACACCGGAAGGGAACACCAGCTGCTATAGATGCGGGAAGTATAAGAAACAATGCCCGAATTCCACACAACTAGAAAATATCACACCATGCCCAAGATTAAAGTACAATTCCTGCGCCAGTCTCACTACAGAGTATAAGAAAACTAGCAGTGTGTACAAGAGTTTGTTACTCAGCTTCTCCTTAAAACACAGTTGGATGAGAATTTTCAATACAACTATGGCGAATAAGGATCTAGCGTTGATACATGCGTTGAAAATCATTGCCGTTTTGTGGATCATTTTTGTGAACGTCGCTGTAACAGTTAATTATATTGCAG AAAATGGCGGTGATGTAAACGACAATAATAATGTATACTATATTTTGTCGACTGGAACTCTCGCTTATGATACTCTTTTCTTTGTAAG TGGTGTATTTAGCGCGCAGCATTTCTTCTACTTGAAGAGTCGTTACTCAGTGGAAGAGTTGGTCAATACGGGCGGGTTCTGCGGCCAAGCGCTGCAGCTTATCTGTTTCATCACCAATAGGGCTATCCG ATTGCTACCACCATACATGTACACCATCTTCCTAACATCAGTGTTGTCGCGAGTGTCGCGCGACACGGCGGTGCTGATGCTGCCCGAGCGCGACTACGACACCTGCAACAGCTACTGGTGGAGGAACCTCCTCTACATATCCAACCTCTATCCGCGCGAGGAACAG TGCATACAAATATCTTGGTACCTATCAGTCGAGACTCAAATGCACATGTTGGGAGCCTTACTCTGCATGCTGCTGGCGACGGGACATCGTAAGGCCTCTGCCTTTATAGCCGTAACGTTGGTGTTCGGAGCCACTGGATTTGACCTTACCACTGCATATTCTGATTTTAGAGAACG TGCCTCAAATGCCTTCGTCTTATATGCTATAATAATCAACCGTCCATGGGCTCGCGTAGCGCCATACTTTATTGGAGTTGCATCAGGCTGGTTACTGTATGTTATGGATGGCGAGTGCACGGTCTCTAAG ATCAGTGCGTGGTGCTTCTGGTCCGCCACGGCGACCATGTTCCTGGCCTCACTGATACTGCCATGGGTGCAATGTCGCTGGCTGTCTGGCTGGCTGCACCTCACGTGGCCCATGGCGTTACTGTGGCCTACTCTTCTGTGCGCTACTAAGTTTTCTA ATAAAACCCGCCCGCTTCTAAGCAGTCCCTGCATAGTGGGAGTCAGTCGGCTGTGCTACACCATGTTCCTGCTGCACGGAATCGTGTCCCGCTACTTAATGCTGTCCGTGGATACAGCGATGTGTGCCCACTTCTACTGCATC ttgTGTTATTTCGCCGGGTGCACAATAGTCACATTGGGAGCTGCTCTCTGTCTTTCTCTGCTATTAGAGATGCCCTGCTGTTGCCTTCTCAGAAGAATTTCAGACTACACTTATCGATAA